From the genome of Parafrankia discariae, one region includes:
- a CDS encoding Fic family protein — MSQVAAIPGVDEAATAARAAVDALLRHRVLRRQSAEVTAEASLRAARASAALEGHDIALDALRARLGETGRDDDRPAVSAGQSADPWERSLAVTLGAVRLYAELGTLSSAWERAPRQALARMHLLAGRGLLPDDVLGRPRTDAATDIAWPPAGGTGAGPAAVAGSPAVPAVPAVPAAEMSQRLDGLTAVLTVPTRAPAIVVAAITHGELLAIRPFGALDGIIARAAARLVLVSRGLDPKALVATDVGHLELDRAGADAGAGADAGAGAGAGAGAGAGAEPDYRAALAAYIAGGAEGVGVWVRHCARALELAARESLAVCEALSRG, encoded by the coding sequence TTGAGCCAGGTTGCGGCGATTCCCGGTGTCGACGAGGCCGCGACGGCGGCCCGCGCGGCCGTCGACGCGCTCCTGCGGCATCGCGTCCTGCGGCGCCAGAGTGCCGAGGTGACCGCCGAGGCGTCGCTGCGGGCGGCCCGCGCCTCGGCCGCGCTGGAGGGCCACGACATCGCGCTGGACGCGCTGCGGGCCCGGCTGGGCGAGACCGGCCGGGACGACGACCGTCCCGCCGTGTCGGCCGGCCAGTCGGCCGACCCGTGGGAACGTTCACTGGCCGTGACCCTGGGCGCGGTACGCCTCTACGCGGAGCTGGGCACGCTCTCCTCCGCCTGGGAGCGCGCACCACGCCAGGCGCTGGCGCGCATGCACCTCCTCGCCGGGCGCGGGCTGCTTCCCGACGACGTGCTCGGCCGGCCACGAACGGACGCCGCGACGGACATCGCATGGCCGCCGGCCGGCGGCACCGGGGCCGGCCCGGCGGCCGTCGCGGGGTCTCCGGCCGTGCCGGCGGTTCCGGCGGTTCCGGCCGCGGAGATGTCCCAGCGCCTGGACGGGCTCACCGCGGTGTTGACCGTGCCGACCAGGGCTCCCGCGATCGTGGTCGCGGCGATCACGCACGGTGAGCTGCTCGCGATCCGCCCGTTCGGCGCGCTCGATGGGATCATCGCCCGCGCCGCCGCGCGCCTCGTCCTGGTCAGCCGCGGGCTCGACCCCAAGGCGCTCGTCGCGACGGACGTCGGCCACCTCGAGCTGGACCGCGCGGGCGCCGACGCGGGTGCGGGCGCCGACGCGGGTGCGGGTGCGGGTGCGGGTGCGGGTGCGGGTGCGGGTGCGGAGCCGGACTACCGCGCCGCGCTCGCCGCGTACATCGCGGGTGGCGCCGAGGGCGTCGGGGTCTGGGTGCGGCACTGTGCCAGGGCGCTGGAGCTGGCGGCGCGGGAGTCGCTCGCGGTGTGCGAGGCCCTCTCCCGAGGCTGA
- a CDS encoding DEAD/DEAH box helicase yields the protein MGSPAVTEHDAARVGTVLNRLARDGRRAANITHVERVPARRGQPAAWPEWADPLLVSRLRAAGIERPWKHQVEAARAAYEGRGVVLATGTASGKSVGYLLPVLTRLLAEPNSRAIYLAPTKALANDQLRSVRSLTLTGVRASTYDGDTPGPEREWVRAHATFVLTNPDMLHRGILPSHRRWAPFLRGLRFVIVDECHGYRGVFGAHVAQILRRLRRVCARYGTRPVFVLASATVADPGLSASRLTGLDVDVVDADASPRGPMDFALYEPPLLGVRAERPSASVDGPGTRGKPVPPGEPVPPGEPVPRGENDAPVRRAATAESADLLADLVAEGVRTLVFVRSPPGEPVPRGENDAPVRRAATAESADLLADLVAEGVRTLVFVRSRRAAEVVAAAARRGLGEAAPELVERVAAYRAGYLPEERRALEGRLRTGELLGVAATSALELGVDISGLDATVIAGFPGTLASLWQQAGRAGRAGQAALAVLVARDDPLDTYLVHHPEAVFGRPVEASVFDPDNPYVLMPHLECAASELPLTEDDLELFGAGARAAVDDLVRRGRLRRRPTGWFWTQRHRPDVDIRGMGGPPVRIVEMATGRLLGTVDAATSHSTVHAGAVYLHQGASFIVTELDLDDAVAFVEAATPDWSTVAREHTDIRVVESSRSARFADVEIHLGTVEVTNQVVAFQRRRLNTGEVLGQEPLDLPPRQLRTRAVWYTVTDELLAAARIDPADVPGAVHAAEHAAIGLLPLFATCDRWDIGGVSTDLHPDTGRTSVFVYDGHAGGAGFAERGFLRVANWLRATRDAVAACECPAGCPSCVQSPKCGNGNEPLAKAAAVRLLDAVLAVLDGNPANPPIPRPE from the coding sequence GTGGGTTCGCCGGCCGTCACCGAGCACGATGCCGCGCGGGTCGGAACCGTCCTGAACCGACTCGCCCGGGACGGTCGACGGGCGGCCAACATCACCCATGTCGAGCGCGTTCCCGCCCGGCGGGGCCAGCCGGCCGCGTGGCCGGAGTGGGCCGACCCCCTGCTGGTGAGCCGGCTGCGCGCGGCGGGGATCGAGCGGCCGTGGAAGCACCAGGTCGAGGCGGCCCGGGCGGCGTACGAGGGGCGCGGCGTCGTGCTCGCCACGGGCACCGCGTCGGGGAAGTCCGTGGGCTACCTGCTGCCGGTGCTGACCCGGCTGCTGGCGGAGCCGAACTCGCGGGCCATTTATCTGGCGCCCACCAAGGCGCTGGCCAACGACCAGCTCCGTTCGGTGCGCTCGCTGACGCTGACCGGTGTCCGGGCGTCCACCTACGACGGCGACACCCCGGGCCCCGAGCGGGAGTGGGTCCGCGCGCATGCCACGTTCGTCCTCACCAACCCGGACATGCTGCATCGCGGGATCCTGCCGTCGCACCGCCGCTGGGCCCCGTTCCTGCGCGGCCTGCGGTTCGTCATCGTCGACGAGTGCCACGGCTACCGGGGTGTGTTCGGTGCGCACGTCGCCCAGATCCTGCGGCGCCTGCGGCGGGTCTGCGCCCGGTACGGCACCAGGCCGGTGTTCGTGCTCGCCTCGGCGACGGTGGCTGATCCGGGCCTGTCCGCCTCCCGGCTGACCGGCCTGGACGTCGACGTGGTCGACGCCGACGCCTCCCCCCGAGGGCCCATGGACTTCGCGTTGTACGAGCCGCCGCTGCTCGGCGTCCGCGCGGAACGGCCGAGCGCTTCGGTGGACGGCCCCGGCACCCGGGGAAAACCCGTGCCACCCGGAGAACCCGTGCCACCCGGAGAACCCGTGCCGCGCGGAGAGAACGACGCCCCCGTGCGGCGGGCCGCGACCGCCGAGTCCGCTGATCTGCTCGCCGATCTTGTCGCCGAGGGTGTGCGGACGCTGGTGTTCGTCCGTTCGCCACCCGGAGAACCCGTGCCGCGCGGAGAGAACGACGCCCCCGTGCGGCGGGCCGCGACCGCCGAGTCCGCTGATCTGCTCGCCGATCTTGTCGCCGAGGGTGTGCGGACGCTGGTGTTCGTCCGTTCGCGCCGGGCCGCCGAGGTCGTGGCCGCCGCCGCCCGCCGCGGCCTGGGTGAGGCCGCCCCCGAACTCGTCGAGCGGGTCGCCGCCTACCGGGCGGGCTACCTGCCCGAGGAACGCCGTGCGCTGGAGGGGCGACTCCGGACGGGTGAGCTCCTCGGCGTGGCGGCGACGTCCGCGCTCGAGCTCGGTGTCGACATCAGCGGACTCGACGCCACGGTGATCGCCGGCTTCCCCGGCACCCTGGCGTCGTTGTGGCAGCAGGCCGGCCGGGCGGGCCGGGCGGGGCAGGCCGCGCTCGCGGTCCTGGTCGCGCGGGACGATCCGCTGGACACCTATCTCGTCCACCATCCGGAGGCCGTCTTCGGCCGGCCGGTCGAGGCCAGCGTGTTCGACCCGGACAACCCTTACGTGCTCATGCCCCACCTGGAGTGTGCCGCCAGCGAACTGCCCCTGACCGAGGACGACCTGGAGCTGTTCGGGGCCGGGGCCCGCGCGGCGGTCGACGACCTCGTCCGGCGCGGGCGGTTGCGCCGCCGTCCCACCGGTTGGTTCTGGACCCAGCGGCACCGCCCGGACGTCGACATCCGGGGTATGGGTGGCCCACCGGTGCGGATCGTCGAGATGGCGACGGGCCGCCTGCTCGGCACCGTCGACGCGGCGACGTCGCACTCGACGGTGCACGCGGGGGCGGTGTACCTGCATCAGGGTGCCAGCTTCATCGTCACCGAGCTCGACCTGGACGACGCGGTGGCCTTCGTCGAGGCGGCGACGCCGGACTGGAGCACGGTCGCGCGGGAGCACACCGACATCCGGGTGGTCGAGTCCAGCCGCTCCGCGCGGTTCGCCGACGTCGAGATTCATCTCGGGACGGTCGAGGTCACCAATCAGGTGGTCGCCTTCCAGCGACGCCGGCTGAACACCGGGGAGGTACTCGGGCAGGAGCCGCTCGACCTGCCGCCGCGCCAGCTGCGTACGCGGGCCGTCTGGTACACGGTGACCGACGAGCTTCTCGCGGCGGCCCGGATCGACCCCGCCGACGTCCCGGGCGCCGTGCACGCCGCCGAACACGCGGCGATCGGCCTGCTGCCTCTTTTCGCCACCTGCGACCGGTGGGACATCGGTGGAGTCTCCACCGACCTGCACCCGGACACCGGCCGCACCAGCGTCTTCGTCTACGACGGCCATGCCGGTGGCGCGGGGTTCGCCGAACGCGGGTTTTTGCGGGTCGCGAACTGGCTGCGGGCGACCCGGGACGCCGTCGCCGCCTGCGAGTGCCCGGCCGGCTGCCCGTCCTGCGTCCAGTCGCCGAAGTGCGGCAACGGCAACGAGCCGCTCGCGAAAGCGGCTGCCGTGCGGCTGCTCGACGCCGTACTGGCAGTGCTGGACGGCAACCCGGCGAACCCACCGATCCCCCGGCCGGAATGA
- a CDS encoding TadE family type IV pilus minor pilin encodes MPAPVRLPHAGHNGKDRRNGRHARHGRDGGDGGQVTAELAMGLPSLVAVVFMVIWMIGAVSTQTRCADAARLGARAAARGEAEAATQAWARRVAPPGAAVEITRAGGAIRVRVTAAVGGGDIGRLMPKVTVAAVAVAAVEEGPVEQP; translated from the coding sequence ATGCCCGCACCGGTGCGGCTGCCGCACGCCGGACACAACGGCAAGGACCGCCGGAACGGCCGGCACGCCAGGCATGGCCGGGACGGCGGGGACGGCGGCCAGGTGACCGCGGAGCTCGCTATGGGCCTGCCGAGCCTCGTCGCGGTCGTGTTCATGGTCATCTGGATGATCGGCGCGGTGTCGACGCAGACCCGGTGCGCCGACGCCGCCCGCCTCGGCGCGCGGGCCGCCGCCCGCGGCGAGGCTGAGGCCGCCACCCAGGCCTGGGCGCGGCGTGTGGCACCACCCGGAGCCGCCGTCGAGATCACCCGGGCCGGGGGCGCGATCCGCGTCCGCGTCACCGCGGCGGTGGGCGGCGGCGACATCGGCCGCCTGATGCCGAAGGTCACGGTCGCGGCGGTCGCGGTCGCGGCTGTGGAGGAGGGCCCGGTGGAGCAGCCGTGA
- a CDS encoding TadA family conjugal transfer-associated ATPase, with amino-acid sequence MTGVAGAAEPGRITGGGPGRGGEPDADPRTSGAAAGGEQRLGPLAVLLRDPEVTDVLVNSPDQVWIERAGRLRPTAVRFPDDAAVRALAVRLAGSGGRRLDTAMPYVDVRLPDGIRLHAVLSPPALGGTCLSLRRPRPRPFTLDELAALGTIGPSETVVLRAVLAARLTAVISGGTGTGKTTLLAALLDAVPANERVVLIEDTAELVLTRVNLVRMEARPPNIEGAGEITQRELVRQALRMRPDRLVVGEVRGPEVLDLLMAMNTGHEGGMGTVHANTAETVPARFEALGALAGLPRAALHSHLAAAVHVAVHLGRDGDGARRVTGIGVVCRGADGIVRIVPALAGGTGPVHYGGRPFAGVEREGLPVLRSLLRDRGVSLWPFDQAAPVRRGPRPAPVTGSPPPASVSAPPPAEAPAPPPAEAAAAENVPEAVL; translated from the coding sequence ATGACCGGGGTGGCCGGGGCGGCGGAGCCCGGTCGGATCACCGGCGGCGGTCCTGGCCGGGGCGGCGAACCCGACGCCGACCCGAGGACCTCCGGCGCGGCCGCGGGCGGCGAGCAACGGCTCGGGCCGCTCGCCGTCCTGCTGCGGGACCCGGAGGTGACCGACGTCCTGGTCAACAGCCCGGATCAGGTCTGGATCGAGCGGGCCGGCCGCCTGCGGCCCACGGCCGTGCGCTTCCCCGACGACGCCGCCGTCCGCGCGCTCGCCGTTCGGCTCGCCGGCAGCGGCGGCCGGCGCCTGGACACGGCGATGCCGTACGTCGACGTCCGCCTGCCCGACGGGATCCGGTTGCACGCGGTTCTCTCCCCACCCGCGCTCGGCGGGACGTGCCTCTCGCTACGCCGGCCGCGGCCCCGGCCGTTCACTCTGGACGAGCTCGCCGCGCTGGGCACGATCGGGCCGTCCGAGACGGTCGTGCTGCGCGCCGTCCTCGCCGCCAGGTTGACGGCCGTGATCAGCGGCGGGACCGGCACCGGGAAGACCACCCTGCTCGCCGCGCTCCTCGACGCCGTCCCGGCGAACGAACGGGTCGTGCTGATCGAGGACACCGCCGAGCTCGTCCTCACCCGGGTCAACCTGGTGCGGATGGAGGCGCGCCCGCCCAACATCGAGGGCGCGGGCGAGATCACCCAGCGTGAACTCGTCCGGCAGGCGCTCCGGATGCGCCCGGACCGGCTGGTCGTCGGCGAGGTGCGGGGGCCGGAAGTGCTCGACCTCCTGATGGCGATGAACACCGGTCACGAGGGCGGGATGGGTACGGTCCACGCCAACACAGCCGAGACGGTGCCCGCCCGGTTCGAGGCCCTCGGGGCGCTCGCCGGCCTGCCGCGCGCCGCGCTGCACAGCCACCTGGCCGCGGCCGTGCACGTCGCCGTCCATCTCGGCCGCGACGGCGACGGCGCCCGCCGCGTGACCGGCATCGGCGTGGTGTGCCGCGGCGCCGACGGGATCGTGCGGATCGTGCCCGCGCTGGCCGGCGGAACCGGCCCGGTCCACTACGGAGGGCGTCCGTTCGCCGGCGTCGAACGTGAGGGGCTTCCCGTCCTACGCTCGCTCCTGCGCGATCGTGGAGTCTCGCTGTGGCCCTTCGATCAGGCCGCCCCGGTCCGGCGCGGTCCGCGGCCGGCCCCGGTCACCGGATCGCCGCCGCCGGCGAGCGTGTCAGCGCCTCCACCGGCGGAGGCGCCGGCGCCTCCACCGGCGGAGGCCGCGGCGGCGGAGAACGTGCCGGAGGCGGTGCTGTGA
- a CDS encoding phage holin family protein, translating to MTTDNSRAGREPTLGELVALATRDMSLLIRQEIELAKAELARQAVSAGLGIGFLAAAAGLGLGAFIAGTVFLGELFTWAGLERFWAYLLTAVLYLAVAGLLVIFAVTRFKRLAPPERTIQTVRDDIAWLRNPTNGSNGSARARPKPGGTGTTPAPTAHLEDGPGLH from the coding sequence ATGACGACCGACAACTCGCGAGCGGGGCGGGAACCGACGCTGGGGGAGCTGGTCGCGCTCGCGACCCGGGACATGTCGTTGCTGATCCGCCAGGAGATCGAGCTCGCCAAGGCGGAGCTCGCGCGGCAGGCGGTGTCGGCCGGGCTCGGCATCGGGTTCCTCGCCGCGGCGGCCGGCCTCGGCCTGGGCGCGTTCATCGCCGGCACGGTGTTCCTGGGCGAGCTGTTCACCTGGGCGGGCCTGGAACGCTTCTGGGCGTACCTGTTGACGGCGGTGCTCTACCTCGCCGTGGCCGGCCTGCTCGTGATCTTCGCCGTGACCAGGTTCAAGCGTCTCGCGCCGCCCGAACGGACCATCCAGACCGTCCGCGACGACATCGCCTGGCTGCGCAATCCGACAAACGGATCCAACGGCTCGGCGCGGGCGCGCCCGAAGCCGGGAGGCACCGGGACGACGCCGGCGCCGACGGCACACCTGGAGGACGGCCCCGGCCTCCACTGA
- a CDS encoding DUF4244 domain-containing protein encodes MRARSARLSLNPEATMLFLYVLLRPPRSTPSARPWHRRWHRSRRPNAGLSTETGRPTEPRRSTDAGMSTAEYAVGTLAAVAFAGVLYAVVSSSATRSLISSVVQRALTATF; translated from the coding sequence GTGCGGGCCAGGTCGGCCCGGCTCTCCCTGAACCCGGAGGCAACGATGCTGTTCCTGTACGTACTGCTCCGCCCGCCGCGCTCCACGCCCTCGGCGCGGCCATGGCACCGACGCTGGCACCGTTCGCGCCGGCCGAACGCGGGCCTGTCGACGGAGACCGGCAGGCCCACGGAACCGCGCAGGTCGACCGACGCGGGCATGTCGACGGCCGAGTACGCGGTCGGAACGCTGGCTGCCGTCGCGTTCGCGGGGGTCCTCTACGCGGTCGTCTCGAGCTCGGCCACCCGCTCGTTGATCTCGTCGGTCGTGCAACGCGCGCTGACCGCCACGTTCTGA
- the ssd gene encoding septum site-determining protein Ssd: MTPAKPLTSVDDSRRQRPLVVTDAPDLLDDLLRLAAAAGSAVTVAPTARAASRYWASAPLVVVGADRAAACVAAGLPERSDIVLVGADVDDHRTWNLALLINAEHVIFLPEAETWLVNLFSRAADAARRRSRTVGVLGGRGGVGSTTLAVALARAGLRRGVRSVLLEVDPFGGIAVGDNASDADGPPGYPRPADAPTSEAPTSGAPVRGPAAAGAPVGEAPTTAAPGSRPAAGPSPAGPRAAGPSPESGSGPLTTARHGAHRGERPVPPGGWSRRHRPGPAVPGGTHGRATGGGMAGGGGSREEPFAHEEEGSFLDWLLAGPTMTGGDLPVLSWDRATIPVLPPAAVGALFATACGSADLIVADLPRSADPACDVGLFLCETVLVVVTTQPWATAAAARVVAHAARTCSDVRLVVRLPPPGSGGRGGPATTRGTDPSGRSATAGAVAARLGLPLAGVIHDEPGASPTLLAAPGRPQAAGGRGDRPTTGRTSGKPRSDATDRTTDRDADGNAATGSESRVGASIIKFSDLFIAELGLDGGARR, encoded by the coding sequence ATGACTCCCGCGAAGCCCCTGACATCAGTCGACGACAGCCGTCGCCAACGGCCCCTCGTCGTCACCGACGCGCCCGACCTGCTGGACGACCTGCTCCGGCTCGCGGCCGCGGCGGGATCGGCCGTCACGGTCGCGCCGACGGCCCGGGCCGCGAGCCGGTACTGGGCGAGCGCGCCGCTCGTCGTCGTCGGCGCCGACCGCGCCGCCGCCTGCGTCGCCGCGGGCCTGCCGGAACGGTCCGACATCGTTCTCGTCGGCGCCGACGTCGACGATCACCGCACCTGGAACCTGGCCCTGCTGATCAACGCCGAGCACGTCATCTTTTTGCCCGAGGCCGAGACCTGGCTGGTCAACCTCTTCTCGCGAGCGGCCGACGCGGCGCGGCGACGGTCGCGGACGGTGGGCGTCCTCGGTGGCCGGGGCGGGGTCGGCTCGACGACCCTCGCGGTGGCCCTCGCCCGCGCGGGGCTGCGGCGCGGCGTCCGTTCGGTGCTGCTGGAGGTCGACCCGTTCGGCGGCATCGCGGTGGGCGACAACGCCTCCGACGCCGACGGGCCACCCGGGTACCCGCGACCGGCCGACGCTCCGACGTCCGAGGCGCCGACGTCCGGCGCACCGGTCCGCGGGCCGGCGGCGGCCGGCGCACCGGTCGGCGAAGCGCCGACGACCGCGGCACCGGGTTCCAGGCCGGCGGCGGGCCCGTCACCGGCGGGCCCTCGGGCGGCGGGCCCGTCGCCGGAGAGCGGCAGCGGCCCGCTCACCACCGCCCGCCACGGGGCGCACCGCGGCGAGCGTCCGGTGCCGCCGGGCGGGTGGTCACGGCGGCACCGGCCCGGCCCGGCGGTTCCCGGCGGGACGCACGGCCGCGCCACCGGTGGCGGCATGGCGGGCGGCGGGGGCTCACGCGAGGAGCCCTTCGCCCACGAGGAGGAGGGGAGCTTCCTGGACTGGCTGCTCGCGGGGCCGACCATGACCGGCGGCGACCTGCCCGTGCTCTCCTGGGACCGCGCGACGATCCCGGTGCTGCCGCCCGCGGCGGTCGGCGCCCTGTTCGCCACGGCCTGCGGGAGCGCCGACCTGATCGTCGCGGACCTCCCCCGCTCGGCCGACCCGGCCTGCGACGTCGGCCTGTTCCTCTGCGAGACGGTGCTCGTCGTCGTGACGACGCAGCCGTGGGCGACCGCCGCGGCGGCCCGGGTGGTCGCGCACGCCGCTCGCACCTGCTCCGACGTCAGGCTGGTCGTCCGGCTGCCACCGCCAGGTTCCGGCGGCCGCGGCGGCCCGGCGACGACCCGGGGGACGGACCCGTCCGGGCGCTCGGCGACGGCCGGCGCGGTCGCGGCCAGGCTGGGTCTCCCGCTGGCCGGGGTGATCCACGACGAGCCCGGAGCGAGCCCCACCCTGCTCGCCGCCCCGGGCCGGCCGCAGGCGGCGGGCGGCAGGGGAGACCGTCCGACCACAGGTCGCACTTCGGGCAAGCCGCGCTCAGATGCCACGGACAGGACCACCGATCGGGACGCCGACGGCAACGCGGCGACCGGCTCGGAGTCCCGAGTCGGGGCATCGATCATCAAGTTCAGTGACCTCTTCATCGCGGAGCTCGGGCTGGACGGCGGAGCACGCCGATGA